One genomic segment of Pseudonocardia sp. T1-2H includes these proteins:
- a CDS encoding NIPSNAP family protein — MIYEIREYTTVPGRMPALVKRFKEHTLGFFEAHGMECVFISLTELGDNSNNELVYVMRFDSYEDMATKWAAFMADEKWLAVRAASEEDGPIVAKLSRRVLNPTQFG; from the coding sequence ATGATCTACGAGATCCGCGAGTACACGACCGTGCCCGGGCGCATGCCCGCACTGGTGAAGAGGTTCAAGGAGCACACCCTCGGCTTCTTCGAGGCGCACGGCATGGAGTGCGTGTTCATCTCGCTGACCGAGCTCGGCGACAACAGCAACAACGAGCTCGTCTACGTCATGAGGTTCGACTCCTACGAGGACATGGCCACCAAGTGGGCCGCGTTCATGGCCGACGAGAAGTGGCTCGCCGTCCGCGCCGCGAGCGAGGAGGACGGCCCGATCGTCGCGAAGCTGAGCCGGCGGGTGCTGAACCCCACCCAGTTCGGCTGA
- a CDS encoding acyl-CoA dehydrogenase family protein: MDLSYTAAEEEFRNELRSWLQANIPAEWKAPGFWESLDDDESFRLRRDWERDKALAGFAGIQWPTEFGGRGGTPGMKAIYDVEMVLANAPRTVNPLGLTFLAPTVMAIGTDAQRKEIIGPMLRNEVIWCQGFSEPGAGSDLAALTTRGVRDGDDFVVNGQKVWTTNAVHGDKIFTLVRTEQGSQKHRGISMLLIDMNQPGVDARPLKQMSGASEFGEVFFDDARVAATDVLGEIGEGWRTAMLLLSFERGASGISQYTEFRRQYDEIAAVAKALGKDKDPVLRGKLARVLTELECLRLHSMYVLTQTEQGKDLGFEASMTKLQWSEAFQDLWEVYDDILGEDATLESLSIDGTDFDLRPMNAQAMWSRSVTIWGGSSQVQRNVTAERVLGLPR; encoded by the coding sequence ATGGATCTGAGCTACACCGCGGCCGAGGAGGAGTTCCGCAACGAGCTCCGGTCCTGGCTGCAGGCCAACATCCCCGCCGAGTGGAAGGCCCCCGGCTTCTGGGAGTCCCTCGACGACGACGAGAGCTTCCGGCTCCGCCGGGACTGGGAGCGGGACAAGGCGCTGGCCGGGTTCGCCGGCATCCAGTGGCCCACCGAGTTCGGCGGCCGCGGCGGCACGCCCGGCATGAAGGCCATCTACGACGTCGAGATGGTCCTGGCCAACGCCCCGCGCACCGTCAACCCGCTCGGTCTGACCTTCCTCGCGCCCACCGTGATGGCGATCGGCACGGACGCGCAGCGCAAGGAGATCATCGGCCCGATGCTGCGCAACGAGGTCATCTGGTGCCAGGGCTTCTCCGAGCCCGGCGCCGGCTCGGACCTCGCGGCGCTGACGACCAGGGGCGTCCGGGACGGCGACGACTTCGTCGTCAACGGACAGAAGGTCTGGACCACGAACGCCGTCCACGGCGACAAGATCTTCACCCTGGTCCGCACGGAGCAGGGCTCGCAGAAGCACCGCGGCATCTCGATGCTGCTCATCGACATGAACCAGCCCGGTGTCGACGCCCGGCCGCTCAAGCAGATGAGCGGGGCCAGCGAGTTCGGCGAGGTCTTCTTCGACGACGCCCGGGTGGCGGCCACCGACGTCCTCGGCGAGATCGGCGAGGGCTGGCGGACGGCGATGCTGCTGCTCTCCTTCGAGCGCGGCGCGTCCGGCATCTCCCAGTACACGGAGTTCCGCCGGCAGTACGACGAGATCGCGGCCGTCGCCAAGGCGCTCGGCAAGGACAAGGACCCGGTGCTGCGCGGCAAGCTGGCCCGGGTGCTCACCGAGCTGGAGTGCCTGCGCCTGCACTCGATGTACGTCCTGACGCAGACCGAGCAGGGCAAGGACCTCGGGTTCGAGGCGTCGATGACCAAGCTGCAGTGGTCCGAGGCGTTCCAGGACCTCTGGGAGGTCTACGACGACATCCTCGGCGAGGACGCCACGCTCGAGTCCCTGTCGATCGACGGCACGGACTTCGACCTGCGCCCGATGAACGCCCAGGCCATGTGGTCCCGCTCGGTCACCATCTGGGGCGGCTCGTCCCAGGTCCAGCGCAACGTCACCGCCGAGCGTGTGCTCGGCCTGCCCCGCTAG
- a CDS encoding class F sortase — MMLLAGLAMITIGLVGWWSAAAATPNRGAVPAAAPTPPTVPIVGPPAPVAAPATPEQLQLPSLGVDAPVVPVDVEPGGALLVPDDPGVLGWWQAGARPGSGHGTVVVDGHIDTARDGPGAFYHLPALRPGDQVRLRTDRGTQGYVVRAVRSYPKTALPPELFTTDGPPRLALVTCGGSFDQHTRQYADNVVAYAVPG; from the coding sequence ATGATGTTGCTGGCCGGCCTGGCCATGATCACCATCGGCCTGGTCGGCTGGTGGAGCGCCGCGGCGGCCACACCGAACCGCGGAGCCGTGCCCGCGGCAGCACCGACTCCGCCAACGGTGCCGATCGTGGGGCCGCCCGCGCCGGTTGCGGCGCCGGCGACCCCGGAGCAGCTGCAGCTGCCGTCACTCGGCGTGGACGCCCCCGTCGTGCCGGTCGACGTCGAGCCGGGCGGCGCGCTGCTGGTTCCCGATGACCCCGGTGTACTCGGTTGGTGGCAGGCCGGCGCCCGGCCCGGCAGCGGACACGGAACGGTCGTGGTGGACGGCCACATCGACACCGCCCGCGACGGGCCCGGCGCCTTCTACCACCTGCCTGCACTGCGCCCCGGTGACCAGGTACGGCTCAGGACGGACCGCGGCACACAGGGCTACGTGGTGCGCGCGGTGCGCAGTTACCCGAAGACCGCGCTGCCACCGGAACTGTTCACGACCGACGGGCCGCCGCGCCTGGCCCTGGTCACCTGCGGTGGCTCGTTCGACCAGCACACCCGCCAATATGCCGACAACGTTGTCGCCTACGCCGTGCCCGGCTGA
- a CDS encoding tyrosine-protein phosphatase, protein MVANYLGYLRDRGPNVLGAVRRLAAEDTGPALVHCAAGKDRTGTLVAMVLDAVGVEREAIIEDYALSATRIEDMFTRWRARTGEPVPDADELDRHRPRARAMAEVLAVLDERAGGAAGWLLANGLTENELAILRARLAGA, encoded by the coding sequence ATGGTGGCCAACTACCTCGGCTACCTCCGGGACCGCGGCCCGAACGTCCTCGGCGCCGTCCGCCGGCTCGCCGCGGAGGACACCGGTCCGGCGCTGGTGCACTGCGCCGCCGGCAAGGACCGGACCGGGACGCTGGTCGCGATGGTGCTCGACGCCGTCGGGGTCGAGCGGGAGGCGATCATCGAGGACTACGCGCTCTCGGCCACGAGGATCGAGGACATGTTCACCCGCTGGCGGGCGCGCACGGGCGAGCCTGTCCCGGACGCCGACGAGCTGGACCGGCACCGGCCGCGGGCCCGCGCCATGGCGGAGGTCCTCGCGGTGCTCGACGAGCGGGCCGGCGGCGCGGCCGGATGGCTGCTGGCGAACGGACTCACCGAGAACGAGCTCGCGATCCTGCGCGCCCGCCTCGCCGGAGCCTGA
- a CDS encoding transglycosylase SLT domain-containing protein, translating into MNTRRSFSMTAAFGAAIGVVTTGAFAAVTSTGATNNTAAAAEGTGTTAALAANATVLEPSAPTDGIGDVAATDGHISPVAYTASFADPSGADAQIASLDKAGKIADQIAAQHAEEARKQAAADKLAALISQGGVDGWIAQALAVCDLPQDLAPSVKKVIMAESGGNPTAINNWDSNARRGTPSQGLMQVIPATFRAYVHPSLAGKSITDPVANITAGVRYMVATYGLETLEAGGRTDSSGSYVGY; encoded by the coding sequence GTGAACACCCGTCGTAGCTTCTCGATGACCGCCGCCTTCGGCGCGGCCATCGGCGTGGTCACCACCGGCGCCTTCGCGGCCGTGACCTCCACCGGAGCCACGAACAACACCGCGGCGGCGGCGGAAGGCACCGGCACCACGGCGGCCCTCGCCGCCAACGCGACCGTCCTCGAGCCCTCGGCGCCCACCGACGGGATCGGCGACGTCGCCGCGACCGACGGCCACATCAGCCCGGTCGCCTACACGGCGTCCTTCGCGGACCCCTCCGGGGCCGATGCGCAGATCGCCTCGCTGGACAAGGCCGGCAAGATCGCCGACCAGATCGCCGCCCAGCACGCCGAGGAGGCGCGCAAGCAGGCCGCGGCGGACAAGCTCGCCGCGCTGATCTCGCAGGGCGGCGTCGACGGCTGGATCGCCCAGGCGCTCGCGGTCTGCGACCTCCCGCAGGACCTCGCGCCGTCGGTCAAGAAGGTCATCATGGCCGAGTCGGGCGGCAACCCGACGGCGATCAACAACTGGGACTCCAACGCTCGTCGCGGCACCCCGTCCCAGGGCCTGATGCAGGTCATCCCGGCGACGTTCCGGGCCTACGTGCACCCGAGCCTCGCCGGTAAGTCGATCACCGACCCGGTCGCGAACATCACCGCCGGCGTCCGGTACATGGTCGCCACCTACGGCCTGGAGACGCTCGAGGCGGGTGGCCGCACGGACAGCTCCGGCAGCTACGTGGGCTACTGA
- a CDS encoding acyltransferase family protein, which produces MPQNPSDLPGPVNAGFGRPASATRAPRTFRPELQGLRALAVALVVVYHVWIGRVSGGVDVFFVLSGFLITGSLFRSASRGPLSLGPMWARQATRLVPAAFVVLIVCIPLGVALLPEARWLQTVKEVLASAVFVENWRLGTDAVDYAAQHDTASVVQHFWSLSVQVQFYVVWPLLVALVALTAGYSRDKLRIHLTLTMIGIFVASLTFSIVLTLANQPLAYFHSLTRVWEFALGGLLALVIDTVVLSRALRLAMGWAGVLGLVACGLVLQVDRVFPGYAALWPTLCAVMILLAGATGSPLGADRLLGSRPMQYLGDLSYALYLWHWPVLIFFLVVRGRAEVGLPDGAVVVAISVVLAIATHHLVEEPLRRARLTDRSRTRICATMVVVVLVAAGGWQISAYQRAGDLGTIGDVDHPGAMALREGLPNDGRTAVEPVPPMVTISQDWGQQRGAWTCRPVPDQSQVPECTLATNGTPEHTLVVVGDSHSQQYVDALQPIAESRNWRLVTFLLGACPFSTRSDTDPNNADCVGWNQIAADTILALHPDAVFTAASRDVRPGLTEHTPAGYVEQWRRMNDAGVPVVAFRDNPRFASSRPDCVQQFGADAPECGVARADVYAATPPYEQIPDLPPNVSFLDMTDALCDPEQCPAVVGNVLVYLDDNHVTATYMRSMAPMVEERLDQALGW; this is translated from the coding sequence ATGCCCCAGAATCCCTCGGATCTCCCGGGCCCGGTGAACGCCGGCTTCGGCCGGCCCGCCTCCGCGACGCGGGCCCCGCGCACCTTCCGCCCCGAACTGCAGGGCCTGCGGGCCCTCGCCGTCGCCCTCGTCGTCGTCTACCACGTGTGGATCGGCCGGGTCTCCGGCGGCGTCGACGTCTTCTTCGTCCTCTCCGGCTTCCTCATCACCGGGTCGCTCTTCCGCTCCGCCTCCCGCGGCCCGCTGAGCCTCGGTCCGATGTGGGCCCGCCAGGCCACCCGGCTGGTCCCGGCCGCGTTCGTCGTGCTGATCGTCTGCATCCCGCTGGGCGTCGCCCTCCTGCCCGAGGCCCGCTGGCTGCAGACGGTCAAGGAGGTCCTCGCCAGCGCCGTCTTCGTGGAGAACTGGCGGCTCGGCACCGACGCGGTGGACTACGCGGCCCAGCACGACACCGCGAGCGTGGTCCAGCACTTCTGGTCGCTCTCGGTCCAGGTGCAGTTCTACGTCGTGTGGCCGCTCCTGGTGGCGCTCGTCGCGCTCACCGCGGGCTATTCGCGGGACAAGCTGCGGATCCACCTGACGCTGACGATGATCGGCATCTTCGTGGCGTCCCTGACGTTCTCGATCGTCCTGACGCTGGCGAACCAGCCGCTGGCCTACTTCCACTCCCTGACCCGCGTCTGGGAGTTCGCGCTCGGCGGGCTGCTCGCGCTCGTGATCGACACCGTCGTGCTGTCCCGGGCGCTGCGCCTCGCGATGGGCTGGGCCGGCGTGCTGGGGCTCGTCGCGTGCGGCCTGGTCCTGCAGGTCGACCGCGTGTTCCCCGGCTACGCGGCGCTGTGGCCGACCCTCTGCGCGGTCATGATCCTGCTGGCCGGCGCGACCGGGAGCCCGCTGGGCGCGGACCGCCTGCTCGGCAGCCGGCCGATGCAGTACCTGGGTGATCTCAGCTACGCGCTCTACCTCTGGCACTGGCCGGTCCTGATCTTCTTCCTCGTCGTCCGGGGCCGCGCCGAGGTCGGCCTGCCCGACGGCGCGGTCGTGGTCGCGATCTCGGTCGTCCTGGCGATCGCGACGCACCATCTCGTCGAGGAGCCTCTCCGACGGGCCCGGCTCACGGACCGTTCCCGGACGCGGATCTGCGCGACGATGGTCGTGGTGGTGCTGGTGGCTGCGGGTGGGTGGCAGATCTCGGCCTACCAGCGGGCCGGCGACCTCGGCACGATCGGGGACGTCGACCATCCCGGGGCGATGGCGCTGCGCGAGGGGTTGCCGAACGACGGCCGGACCGCGGTGGAGCCCGTCCCGCCCATGGTGACGATCTCTCAGGACTGGGGACAGCAGCGAGGCGCCTGGACCTGCCGGCCGGTGCCGGACCAGTCACAGGTGCCGGAATGCACCCTCGCCACGAACGGAACCCCCGAACACACCCTCGTCGTCGTCGGCGACTCGCACTCCCAGCAGTACGTCGACGCGCTGCAGCCGATCGCCGAGAGCCGCAACTGGCGTCTCGTGACCTTCCTCCTCGGGGCCTGCCCGTTCTCCACCCGGTCGGACACGGACCCGAACAACGCAGACTGTGTGGGGTGGAACCAGATCGCGGCGGACACGATCCTCGCGCTCCACCCGGATGCCGTGTTCACCGCCGCGAGCCGTGACGTGCGGCCGGGACTGACCGAGCACACCCCGGCCGGCTACGTCGAGCAGTGGCGGCGGATGAACGACGCCGGCGTCCCGGTCGTCGCGTTCCGGGACAACCCCCGTTTCGCCTCGTCACGCCCGGACTGCGTACAGCAGTTCGGAGCCGACGCGCCGGAGTGCGGCGTCGCCCGAGCGGACGTCTACGCCGCGACGCCTCCCTACGAGCAGATCCCGGATCTGCCTCCGAACGTGTCCTTCCTGGACATGACGGACGCGCTCTGCGATCCGGAGCAGTGCCCCGCCGTCGTCGGCAACGTGCTCGTCTACCTGGACGACAACCACGTCACCGCGACCTACATGCGGTCGATGGCGCCGATGGTGGAGGAACGGCTGGACCAGGCCCTCGGCTGGTAG
- a CDS encoding PucR family transcriptional regulator — MNADRFEFPGLIRLGQHDGEVGAYVRHWLGSVLDSDAEHGTQLVATLRAYLDCWGEYPRTARLLGIHTSTVRYRVHRIRQVLAADLTDGSTRFNLQVATHLLGYIERGRQLQR, encoded by the coding sequence GTGAACGCGGACCGGTTCGAGTTCCCCGGCTTGATTCGGCTCGGCCAGCACGACGGGGAGGTCGGCGCCTACGTCCGCCACTGGCTCGGCTCGGTGCTCGATTCCGACGCCGAGCACGGGACCCAGCTGGTCGCCACGCTGCGCGCCTATCTCGACTGCTGGGGCGAATACCCGCGGACCGCCCGCCTGCTCGGCATCCACACCAGCACCGTCCGCTACCGGGTCCACCGCATCCGCCAGGTCCTCGCCGCCGACCTCACCGACGGCAGCACCAGGTTCAACCTGCAGGTCGCCACCCACCTCCTCGGCTACATCGAGCGCGGTCGGCAGCTCCAGAGGTGA
- a CDS encoding UPF0182 family protein, giving the protein MRPPVGAPSLSRRTRILLIAAAVLVVVLLGGSRVVDFYVDFLWFGEVGFRGVLTTVLFTRIVEFIVGGLLMGGAIALTLWIGYRFRPVFVPVAGPEDPIARYRTVIISRLKLFGIGIPVAVGIIAGLAAQGDWQTVQMFLNSTPFNQTDPEFGYDISFYAFELPFLRLLLNWLFVIVAVSFIVAVITHYVFGGIRLSGRSGQVSAAARAQLAILAGVFVLLKAVAYYLDRFELLFSDRNPNFSGATYTDLNAVMPAKLILLFISIICAAAFFGAVFRRNLQLPTIAVVLLVLSSVLVGAAWPAVLQQFVVAPNANEREAPSIERNIAATRAAFGLTDDKVTVQPYSGTSTATSSQIRDDAATVQNIRLLDPSKLAKTFTQLQQRRNFYGFPDKLDIDRYTVGGTKQDYIVAARELDSSALTGNQQDWINRHLVYTHGNGFVAAPANQVNAALEDTGGQGGLPNFTVSDTTTEGDIPVTEPRIYYGEKITDYSIVGAGAGDTPREYDTDSAQFTYNGKGGVSIGNIFSRLAFSLYYGERNILFNSSINDNSKIMYNRDPRERVEKAAPWLTVDNDPYPAVVDGRVQWILDGYTTLQNYPYAAQVALGDTTNDSQLGLQGQRLPNETISYLRNSVKATVDAYDGTVTLYAFDETDPVLKTWMSAFPGTVKPASAITDSLRAHLRYPEDQFKVQRELLTRYHVSNPGEFFSTVSFWDVPSDPTVQGNTGASQDAQPPYYLLTGLPNQQGASFQLTSALVSLRRQFMAAYMTASSEPADYGKITVLQLPADTQTLGPQQVQAQFLGSPQVSSELNLLRQNQTTIDYGNLLTLPVAGGLLYVEPVYIERAGQDSSYPQLARVLVSFGGRVGYDANLAKALDQVFGPGAGAAASGTPTRGGTTANTPATPAPTGTGNTAAQAAAAAEISNALAQLKAAQSSGDFAAQGQALAALDAAVKKFQAAQGATTPAPATPASPGG; this is encoded by the coding sequence ATGCGGCCCCCGGTGGGAGCCCCGTCTCTCTCCCGCCGAACCAGGATCCTGCTCATCGCGGCCGCCGTGCTCGTGGTGGTGCTCCTCGGGGGCTCCCGGGTGGTCGACTTCTACGTCGACTTCCTGTGGTTCGGCGAGGTGGGCTTCCGTGGCGTCCTCACCACGGTCCTGTTCACCCGGATCGTGGAGTTCATCGTCGGCGGCCTCCTCATGGGCGGCGCCATCGCGCTCACCCTGTGGATCGGCTATCGGTTCCGACCGGTGTTCGTGCCGGTCGCCGGGCCCGAGGACCCCATCGCGCGCTACCGCACGGTGATCATCTCGAGGCTGAAGCTGTTCGGCATCGGGATCCCGGTGGCGGTCGGCATCATCGCCGGGCTCGCCGCGCAGGGGGACTGGCAGACGGTGCAGATGTTCCTGAACTCCACGCCGTTCAACCAGACGGATCCCGAGTTCGGCTACGACATCAGCTTCTACGCGTTCGAGCTGCCGTTCCTGCGGCTGCTGCTGAACTGGCTGTTCGTGATCGTGGCGGTCAGCTTCATCGTCGCCGTCATCACGCACTACGTCTTCGGCGGGATCCGGCTCAGCGGCCGCTCCGGCCAGGTCTCGGCCGCGGCCCGCGCCCAGCTCGCGATCCTCGCCGGCGTGTTCGTGCTGCTCAAGGCCGTCGCCTACTACCTGGACCGCTTCGAGCTGCTGTTCTCCGACCGCAACCCGAACTTCAGCGGCGCCACGTACACGGACCTCAACGCCGTCATGCCGGCGAAGCTGATCCTGCTCTTCATCTCGATCATCTGCGCCGCGGCGTTCTTCGGCGCGGTGTTCCGCCGGAACCTGCAGCTGCCCACGATCGCGGTGGTGCTGCTGGTGCTCTCCAGCGTCCTGGTCGGCGCGGCCTGGCCCGCCGTCCTGCAGCAGTTCGTCGTCGCGCCCAACGCGAACGAGCGCGAGGCGCCGTCGATCGAGCGCAACATCGCCGCCACCCGCGCGGCCTTCGGGCTGACCGACGACAAGGTCACCGTGCAGCCCTACAGCGGCACGTCGACGGCCACGTCCTCGCAGATCCGGGACGACGCAGCGACGGTGCAGAACATCCGCCTGCTGGACCCGAGCAAGCTGGCGAAGACTTTCACCCAGCTCCAGCAGCGACGGAACTTCTACGGCTTCCCGGACAAGCTGGACATCGACCGCTACACCGTCGGCGGGACGAAGCAGGACTACATCGTCGCCGCCCGCGAGCTGGACTCCAGCGCGCTGACCGGCAACCAGCAGGACTGGATCAACCGCCACCTCGTCTACACCCACGGCAACGGGTTCGTCGCCGCGCCGGCGAACCAGGTCAACGCCGCGCTCGAGGACACCGGCGGCCAGGGCGGCCTGCCCAACTTCACGGTCAGCGACACGACGACCGAGGGCGACATCCCGGTCACCGAGCCGCGGATCTACTACGGCGAGAAGATCACGGACTACTCGATCGTCGGGGCAGGGGCGGGCGACACGCCCCGCGAGTACGACACGGACAGCGCCCAGTTCACCTACAACGGCAAGGGCGGGGTGTCCATCGGCAACATCTTCAGCCGGCTCGCCTTCTCGCTGTACTACGGCGAGCGGAACATCCTGTTCAACAGCTCGATCAACGACAACTCGAAGATCATGTACAACCGTGACCCGCGGGAGCGCGTCGAGAAGGCCGCGCCGTGGCTGACGGTGGACAACGACCCGTACCCCGCGGTCGTCGACGGCCGGGTGCAGTGGATCCTCGACGGGTACACCACGCTGCAGAACTACCCCTACGCCGCGCAGGTGGCGCTGGGGGACACCACCAACGACAGCCAGCTCGGCCTGCAGGGGCAGCGGCTGCCGAACGAGACCATCAGCTACCTGCGGAACTCGGTGAAGGCGACCGTCGACGCCTACGACGGCACGGTCACGCTCTACGCGTTCGACGAGACCGACCCGGTCCTGAAGACCTGGATGAGCGCCTTCCCCGGCACGGTGAAGCCGGCGTCGGCGATCACCGACTCGCTGCGCGCGCACCTCCGTTACCCGGAGGACCAGTTCAAGGTCCAGCGCGAGCTGCTGACCCGGTACCACGTCAGCAACCCGGGTGAGTTCTTCTCGACGGTCTCGTTCTGGGACGTCCCCTCGGACCCGACGGTGCAGGGCAACACCGGCGCCTCGCAGGACGCCCAGCCCCCGTACTACCTGCTGACGGGGCTGCCCAACCAGCAGGGTGCGAGCTTCCAGCTGACGAGCGCGCTGGTCAGCCTGAGACGCCAGTTCATGGCGGCCTACATGACGGCCAGCTCCGAACCGGCCGACTACGGGAAGATCACCGTCCTACAGCTGCCGGCGGACACCCAGACGCTCGGCCCGCAGCAGGTCCAGGCGCAGTTCCTCGGCTCGCCCCAGGTGTCGTCCGAGCTCAACCTGCTCCGGCAGAACCAGACGACGATCGACTACGGCAACCTGCTGACGTTGCCGGTGGCCGGCGGCCTGCTCTACGTCGAACCGGTGTACATCGAACGGGCGGGGCAGGACTCGTCCTACCCGCAGCTGGCCCGCGTCCTGGTGAGCTTCGGCGGCCGGGTCGGCTACGACGCCAACCTGGCGAAGGCGTTGGACCAGGTCTTCGGGCCCGGCGCGGGCGCAGCGGCGAGCGGCACGCCGACGCGGGGCGGTACCACTGCAAACACGCCCGCGACGCCCGCGCCGACGGGGACGGGGAACACGGCGGCCCAGGCCGCCGCGGCCGCGGAGATCTCGAACGCGCTGGCTCAGCTCAAGGCGGCCCAGTCCTCGGGTGACTTCGCGGCCCAGGGCCAGGCCCTCGCGGCACTGGACGCGGCCGTGAAGAAGTTCCAGGCGGCCCAGGGGGCGACGACACCGGCCCCGGCCACTCCCGCCTCGCCCGGGGGCTGA
- a CDS encoding DUF4142 domain-containing protein, protein MRFTVAAAGMLGAAALMLGSGVAAAQTTPPPPPGTGTNTPPSSSAGAPGTGGQLSDQDRLYIMQNAQTDLTEITAGGLAAQKGTTAAVKQTAQTLISDHQQALTQLRGIAQNASVTLPSTPNQMQQQVLQQLTAATGTAFDLAYLQPEIAGHQESISQTQQELSSGSDAAVKQFASSYLPVAQKHLQLLQSDLQQIGGVPSGVSAGSGGTAAPWASPELVGALLGCGSLLVVGAGAQLLTRRRRA, encoded by the coding sequence ATGAGGTTCACCGTCGCCGCGGCCGGCATGCTCGGTGCGGCCGCTCTGATGCTCGGCAGCGGGGTCGCCGCAGCGCAGACCACGCCGCCCCCACCTCCCGGCACCGGCACGAACACGCCACCGAGCAGCAGCGCCGGGGCACCCGGGACCGGTGGGCAGCTCTCCGACCAGGATCGGCTGTACATCATGCAGAACGCGCAGACCGATCTGACCGAGATCACGGCCGGCGGGCTCGCCGCCCAGAAGGGGACGACCGCCGCCGTCAAACAGACCGCCCAGACGCTCATCAGTGATCACCAACAGGCGCTCACCCAGCTGCGCGGCATCGCACAGAACGCCTCGGTGACCCTGCCGAGCACCCCCAACCAGATGCAACAGCAGGTGCTGCAACAGCTCACGGCAGCCACCGGTACCGCGTTCGACCTCGCCTACCTGCAGCCCGAGATCGCCGGTCATCAAGAGTCCATCAGCCAGACCCAGCAGGAGCTCTCCTCGGGCAGCGACGCCGCGGTCAAACAGTTCGCCAGCAGCTACCTGCCGGTCGCTCAGAAGCACCTGCAGTTGCTGCAGAGTGACCTGCAGCAAATCGGCGGCGTGCCGAGCGGGGTGAGCGCCGGCTCCGGCGGCACGGCGGCGCCGTGGGCGTCTCCCGAGCTGGTCGGTGCCCTGCTCGGCTGCGGCTCACTGCTCGTCGTCGGGGCCGGGGCCCAACTGCTCACCCGGAGGCGCCGAGCGTGA
- a CDS encoding STAS domain-containing protein, with the protein MTPQEPTARFIVTDDPPENGIHRLRLAGDLDATAALSLHALAREQLAASPRLLALDLTHLARLTSSGALALADVAEWAGQADIALCLIAPPAHAVHDALVAADLGELFEVHPDLASALADMR; encoded by the coding sequence GTGACACCGCAAGAGCCCACGGCCCGATTCATCGTCACTGACGATCCGCCCGAGAACGGCATCCACCGGCTCAGGCTGGCCGGCGACCTCGACGCTACCGCCGCTCTCAGCCTTCACGCGCTGGCCCGAGAGCAACTGGCCGCGTCTCCGCGGTTGCTCGCGCTGGACCTCACCCACCTCGCCCGCCTGACGTCGTCCGGCGCTCTGGCCCTCGCCGATGTCGCCGAGTGGGCAGGACAGGCCGACATCGCCCTCTGCCTGATCGCCCCGCCCGCTCACGCCGTGCACGACGCTCTCGTCGCCGCCGACCTCGGGGAGTTGTTCGAAGTCCACCCCGACCTGGCTTCAGCGCTCGCCGACATGCGCTGA
- the soxR gene encoding redox-sensitive transcriptional activator SoxR has protein sequence MDQSDLLTIGEVVDRSGFPHSALRYYEKEGLVAATRTGGGQRRYRRATLRRLAFIRAARAIGIGLDEVREALDSLPAERPTTEDWTRLSQRWRGRLDEQIQALEALRDGLDSCIGCGCLSLARCGLLNPNDSAAAQGEGARMLPAALRRPLAH, from the coding sequence GTGGACCAGTCGGACCTGTTGACCATCGGCGAGGTCGTCGACCGCAGTGGCTTCCCGCACTCCGCCCTGCGCTACTACGAGAAGGAGGGCCTCGTCGCGGCGACCCGCACCGGCGGTGGCCAGCGCCGGTACCGGCGCGCGACGCTGCGCCGGCTCGCCTTCATCCGGGCGGCCCGGGCGATCGGCATCGGCCTCGACGAGGTGCGCGAGGCCCTGGACTCCCTCCCCGCGGAACGGCCGACCACCGAGGACTGGACGCGGCTGTCCCAGCGCTGGCGGGGCCGGCTCGACGAGCAGATCCAGGCCCTCGAGGCGCTGCGCGACGGTCTGGACTCCTGCATCGGCTGCGGCTGCCTGTCCCTCGCGCGCTGCGGCCTGCTGAACCCGAACGACAGCGCCGCGGCGCAGGGGGAGGGTGCCCGGATGCTCCCCGCGGCGCTGCGCCGTCCACTCGCGCACTGA